A DNA window from Acidimicrobiia bacterium contains the following coding sequences:
- a CDS encoding branched-chain amino acid ABC transporter permease, whose translation MTKFLQLLVGGVALGSIYALITLGFVVIYRASGLINFAQGSFAILGGYFVFNLHVTWGLDFWLSFVLAIIGVALVGAVIERVILRYMIGKPVYALIMITIGLFIMIQQIVATVWPDQTNPIDSPWGQDTWQIGDVTILVREVWTIGFALVAFVAFFLFFRYTKYGVGMRAVALDQEAASAQGISVSRILALSWVISAAVAAVAGIMLAASPNGANQTISLVALTAFPALILGGLESPGGAVIGGLTIGIAQVMTAGYLTPDSFPVLGQGFDQVMPYIVMVVVLMVRPYGLFGTKQVQRV comes from the coding sequence ATGACCAAGTTCCTGCAACTGTTGGTCGGCGGAGTGGCCCTGGGGTCGATCTACGCACTGATCACCCTGGGCTTCGTCGTCATCTACCGGGCGAGCGGGCTCATCAACTTCGCCCAGGGGAGCTTCGCGATCCTCGGCGGGTACTTCGTGTTCAACCTCCACGTCACCTGGGGGCTCGACTTCTGGCTCTCGTTCGTCCTGGCCATCATCGGTGTCGCCCTCGTGGGGGCTGTCATCGAGCGGGTGATCCTGCGCTACATGATCGGCAAGCCGGTCTACGCGCTCATCATGATCACGATCGGCCTGTTCATCATGATCCAGCAGATCGTGGCCACCGTCTGGCCCGACCAGACCAATCCGATCGACTCGCCGTGGGGACAGGACACGTGGCAGATCGGCGACGTCACGATCCTCGTGCGTGAGGTCTGGACCATCGGGTTCGCCCTCGTGGCCTTCGTGGCGTTCTTCCTGTTCTTCCGCTACACCAAGTACGGCGTCGGCATGCGCGCTGTCGCCCTCGACCAGGAGGCGGCGTCCGCCCAGGGCATCAGCGTGAGCCGGATCCTGGCGTTGTCGTGGGTGATCTCGGCGGCTGTCGCCGCGGTGGCGGGAATCATGCTGGCGGCGAGCCCGAACGGCGCCAACCAGACGATCAGCCTCGTGGCGCTCACGGCCTTTCCCGCGCTGATCCTCGGCGGCCTCGAATCTCCCGGCGGAGCCGTGATCGGCGGTCTCACGATCGGGATCGCACAGGTGATGACCGCCGGCTACCTGACACCCGACAGCTTCCCCGTCCTCGGTCAGGGCTTCGACCAGGTCATGCCGTACATCGTCATGGTCGTCGTGCTCATGGTGCGGCCCTACGGGCTCTTCGGCACCAAGCAGGTGCAGCGCGTATGA
- a CDS encoding 8-amino-7-oxononanoate synthase — protein sequence MTWQQRIRDQLDEIDAAGLTRSVRDLRLDSPVEGTLVDDGRHVVAFASNDYLGLTRHPSVIGAAHEALERSGAGAGASRLVVGARPEHRHLEESIADWKATSAALLFPTGFAANLGVLTTLGGPGVRILSDAWNHASIIDGARLARADVAVYPHGDMAALSGLLRDAPSAVVVSDTVFSMDGDEASVSALEELCSRHDALLVLDEAHAVLGPDLDGGATPDHVVRVGTLSKTLGALGGFAAATGDIVHLLVNRARPFIFTTAPTPADTAAASAALDVVRSSEGDELRARLRSHVEHIAPGHPSPIVPVILGSEQAALDASAALLDEGLLVPAIRPPTVPPGTSRLRVALSAAHSAEQVAQLASALDALPETHAAR from the coding sequence ATGACCTGGCAGCAGCGAATCCGCGACCAGCTCGACGAGATCGACGCGGCCGGGCTCACCCGGTCGGTGCGCGACCTCCGGCTCGACTCCCCCGTCGAAGGCACCCTCGTCGATGACGGACGACACGTCGTCGCCTTCGCCTCGAACGACTACCTCGGTCTCACGCGGCACCCGTCTGTGATCGGGGCCGCGCACGAGGCGCTCGAGCGCTCCGGTGCCGGGGCGGGGGCATCGCGTCTCGTCGTGGGGGCGCGTCCCGAGCACCGCCATCTCGAAGAGAGCATCGCCGACTGGAAGGCCACGTCGGCGGCTCTTCTGTTCCCCACCGGCTTCGCCGCCAACCTGGGGGTGCTGACGACGCTCGGTGGCCCCGGCGTGCGAATCCTCTCCGACGCATGGAACCACGCCTCCATCATCGACGGTGCGCGTCTGGCCCGGGCCGACGTAGCGGTCTACCCCCACGGCGACATGGCCGCGCTCTCCGGCCTGTTGCGCGACGCTCCTTCGGCCGTGGTCGTCAGCGACACCGTCTTCTCGATGGACGGCGACGAGGCGTCGGTCTCCGCGCTCGAGGAGCTGTGCTCGCGCCACGACGCACTCCTCGTCCTCGACGAGGCGCACGCCGTGCTCGGGCCCGACCTCGACGGAGGCGCGACGCCGGATCACGTCGTGCGCGTGGGGACGCTCTCCAAGACCCTCGGCGCGCTCGGTGGGTTCGCCGCAGCCACCGGCGACATCGTCCACCTGCTCGTCAACCGTGCCCGGCCCTTCATCTTCACGACCGCGCCCACACCGGCCGACACGGCAGCGGCCTCTGCCGCACTCGACGTCGTTCGCTCCTCCGAGGGTGATGAGCTCCGGGCGCGGCTGCGCAGCCACGTCGAGCACATCGCACCGGGTCACCCGTCCCCCATCGTGCCGGTGATCCTCGGATCGGAGCAGGCCGCCCTCGATGCCTCGGCAGCGCTGCTCGACGAGGGCCTGCTCGTTCCGGCCATCCGGCCACCCACGGTCCCACCCGGCACGTCACGCCTTCGTGTGGCGCTGTCGGCCGCGCATTCCGCCGAGCAGGTGGCGCAGCTCGCGAGTGCCCTCGACGCCCTTCCCGAGACCCATGCCGCACGCTGA
- the bioB gene encoding biotin synthase BioB, which yields MSTLSPPEMSSTPSLVDAARRALLQERRPLSGEELRRLSRVPASAVPTLAALAHEVRLEFCGDTVEVEGIVSARTGGCPEDCNFCSQSALFGSPVKATPFLDTDEVLAAAAETAEIGGSNFCIVLAVRGPDERTVDRILELVSLIQDKTGLNVSVSAGILTRDQAQRLAEGGVHRYNHNLETARSFFPEVVSTHSWEERADTCRLVREFGMDLCCGVLLGMGETDEQRIEMLMELREVDPVEVPINFLNPRPGTPLSERPLIDPLEAIRWIALTRLALPGVILRYAGGREVTLRELQALGLTAGVNALIVGNYLTTLGRSPDEDLTMLDDLHMPLGELGKAL from the coding sequence ATGTCCACGCTCTCACCGCCCGAGATGTCGAGCACACCGAGCCTCGTCGACGCCGCTCGCCGGGCACTGCTCCAGGAGCGCCGTCCGCTCTCCGGCGAGGAGCTCCGCCGGCTCAGCCGGGTCCCGGCCTCTGCCGTTCCGACACTCGCCGCCCTGGCGCACGAGGTCCGGCTCGAGTTCTGTGGCGACACCGTCGAGGTGGAGGGGATCGTCTCCGCGCGCACCGGCGGGTGCCCCGAGGACTGCAACTTCTGCTCGCAGTCGGCGCTCTTCGGCAGTCCCGTGAAGGCCACCCCCTTCCTCGACACCGACGAGGTACTCGCCGCCGCAGCCGAGACTGCCGAGATCGGAGGGTCCAACTTCTGCATCGTTCTCGCCGTCCGCGGTCCCGATGAGCGCACGGTGGATCGCATTCTCGAGCTCGTTTCACTGATCCAGGACAAGACAGGGCTCAACGTCTCGGTGAGTGCCGGCATCCTGACCCGCGACCAGGCACAGCGTCTCGCCGAGGGCGGCGTTCACCGCTACAACCACAACCTCGAGACCGCGCGGTCGTTCTTTCCCGAGGTCGTGAGCACGCACAGCTGGGAGGAGCGCGCCGACACCTGCCGTCTCGTGCGCGAGTTCGGCATGGACCTGTGCTGCGGTGTTCTCCTCGGTATGGGCGAAACCGACGAGCAGCGCATCGAGATGCTCATGGAGTTGCGCGAGGTCGACCCGGTGGAGGTGCCGATCAACTTCCTCAACCCGCGCCCGGGTACACCGTTGTCCGAGAGACCCCTCATCGACCCGCTCGAAGCGATCCGTTGGATCGCGCTCACCCGCCTGGCACTCCCCGGGGTGATCCTGCGCTACGCGGGTGGCCGCGAGGTGACGCTTCGCGAGCTCCAGGCCCTCGGGCTCACGGCCGGTGTCAACGCCCTCATCGTCGGCAACTACCTCACCACGCTCGGGCGCTCTCCCGACGAGGACCTCACGATGCTCGACGACCTGCACATGCCCCTCGGGGAGCTCGGCAAGGCCCTGTGA
- a CDS encoding dethiobiotin synthase: MPHADAPRPGRVVLVAGTATDVGKTWVSARILTEARDAGLTVSVRKPLQSFDPSDGSPTDAEVLARASGESPDDVCPPANHFPLAMAPPMAASHLGREIPTTDRLVAALAWPGSVDLGLVEAVGGVRSPLAANGDTLDLADDLRPDVVVLVADAGLGTINAVRLCTEALEPHAVVVLLNRFDPADAVAAGNLTWLTEWDGYDVETEIPSLVRRITSAT, translated from the coding sequence ATGCCGCACGCTGACGCACCACGGCCGGGGCGCGTGGTGCTCGTGGCGGGGACCGCCACCGACGTGGGCAAGACGTGGGTGAGCGCGCGCATCCTCACCGAAGCGCGAGACGCCGGGCTCACCGTGTCGGTCCGCAAGCCACTCCAGTCGTTCGACCCGTCCGACGGGTCACCGACCGACGCCGAGGTCCTCGCCCGTGCGTCGGGTGAGAGCCCCGACGACGTGTGCCCACCGGCCAACCACTTCCCTCTCGCCATGGCGCCACCGATGGCCGCGTCGCACCTCGGGCGCGAGATTCCCACCACCGACCGCCTGGTCGCCGCGCTGGCGTGGCCGGGCAGTGTGGACCTCGGCCTCGTGGAGGCTGTCGGCGGCGTACGCTCGCCCCTGGCCGCCAACGGCGACACCCTCGACCTGGCGGACGATCTCCGCCCTGACGTCGTGGTGCTGGTGGCCGACGCGGGGCTCGGCACGATCAACGCCGTCCGACTGTGCACCGAGGCACTCGAGCCCCACGCCGTGGTGGTGTTGCTCAACCGCTTCGACCCGGCCGACGCCGTGGCGGCAGGAAACCTGACATGGCTGACCGAGTGGGACGGCTACGACGTGGAGACGGAGATCCCGTCGCTTGTGCGACGCATCACGTCGGCGACCTGA
- a CDS encoding ferritin-like domain-containing protein: MSEKVIPIGPDNVDDLERILSISNTDVNEVQHVVRSEADALFTWDYNRSRPALSKLYEKAKNSQWNGDTDLPWDTPVDQETVVVNNMANRPTLPEDADFRGTPFETWGDDDWVRLGIESQNWLLSQFMHGEQGALICTAQIVETVPWIDAKYYAATQVMDEARHVEVFARYLDEKLSGHYPIGAHLRALLDDIVSDSRWDMTYLGMQIMVEGLALAAFGFMHQMTTEPLLKKLLRYVMSDEARHVAFGVISLKEFYDQLSAAEMRERQEFAYEAAVRMRDRFLQQEVWERLGIEPKDAMALALVDEARPMFQQMLFSKIVPNCKKLGLLDASDQWLRRRFEELQVIQFEDFADTGEEYTLLDEVQKDRDLAAAS; the protein is encoded by the coding sequence GTGAGCGAGAAGGTCATTCCCATCGGACCCGACAACGTCGACGATCTCGAGCGGATCCTGTCGATCAGCAACACCGACGTCAACGAGGTGCAGCACGTCGTGCGCTCCGAGGCCGACGCGTTGTTCACGTGGGACTACAACCGGAGCCGGCCCGCGCTCTCGAAGCTCTACGAGAAGGCCAAGAACTCCCAGTGGAACGGCGACACCGACCTGCCATGGGACACGCCGGTCGATCAGGAGACCGTTGTCGTCAACAACATGGCCAACCGCCCGACGCTGCCCGAGGACGCGGACTTCCGGGGCACACCGTTCGAGACGTGGGGCGACGACGACTGGGTCCGGCTCGGTATCGAGTCGCAGAACTGGCTGCTGTCGCAGTTCATGCACGGCGAGCAGGGCGCGCTCATCTGCACCGCCCAGATCGTGGAGACCGTTCCGTGGATCGACGCCAAGTACTACGCCGCCACCCAGGTCATGGACGAGGCGCGACACGTCGAGGTGTTCGCCCGGTATCTCGACGAGAAACTGTCGGGTCACTACCCGATCGGTGCGCACCTGCGGGCGCTGCTCGACGACATCGTGTCCGACAGCCGCTGGGACATGACCTATCTGGGCATGCAGATCATGGTCGAGGGCCTCGCCCTGGCGGCGTTCGGTTTCATGCACCAGATGACCACCGAGCCGCTACTCAAGAAGCTGCTGCGCTACGTCATGAGTGACGAGGCACGCCACGTGGCCTTCGGCGTCATCTCCCTCAAGGAATTCTACGACCAGCTGTCGGCGGCCGAGATGCGTGAGCGCCAGGAGTTCGCCTACGAGGCCGCGGTGCGCATGCGCGACCGGTTCCTCCAACAGGAGGTGTGGGAGCGGCTGGGAATCGAGCCGAAGGACGCCATGGCGCTGGCGCTCGTCGACGAGGCCCGCCCGATGTTCCAGCAGATGCTGTTCTCCAAGATCGTCCCGAACTGCAAGAAGCTCGGTCTGCTCGACGCGAGCGACCAGTGGCTGCGGCGACGCTTCGAGGAGCTCCAGGTCATACAGTTCGAGGACTTCGCCGACACGGGCGAGGAGTACACGCTCCTCGACGAAGTGCAGAAGGACCGCGATCTGGCGGCGGCCTCCTGA
- a CDS encoding branched-chain amino acid ABC transporter permease, whose translation MSLLRRGRPASMKTSYADDLRLFPTAWKRVGLVLLLAVVVLVPLYMKDQFWLNLFVLAGIFATAAIGLNLLTGYAGQVSLGTAFFIGLGSYTVVWFADPTRWGWPLWAWLPMAAFIGAGVGALVGPFALRLRGQYLVVVTLGLVIVGQYLFRNAEFITGGNNATVTETDKIVAIGPVNFADLEIFGFVFKREAGFVYLVWIVALIAALIAKNLVRTRPGRAMQAIRDRDIAAEVVGVSLARYKIGAFAVSGAMAAVAGGLLASYNRFVDPNTFDIFLSIQFLAIIIIGGVGTIYGAVLGAVALQAIPELITRFADSIPFVTNSSTESGITTSALSSAIYGVLIIVFLMLFPRGLAGLWQKVKAYFQRWPYRS comes from the coding sequence ATGAGTCTGCTTCGGCGCGGTCGGCCCGCCTCCATGAAGACGAGCTACGCCGACGACCTCCGCCTCTTCCCCACGGCCTGGAAGCGCGTCGGGCTCGTTCTGCTCCTCGCGGTGGTCGTGCTCGTCCCGCTCTACATGAAGGACCAGTTCTGGCTCAACCTGTTCGTGCTCGCCGGGATCTTCGCCACCGCCGCGATCGGCCTCAACCTCCTCACGGGCTACGCCGGCCAGGTGTCACTCGGCACCGCCTTCTTCATCGGGCTCGGTAGCTACACGGTCGTGTGGTTCGCCGACCCCACCCGCTGGGGCTGGCCGTTGTGGGCGTGGCTCCCCATGGCGGCATTCATCGGTGCCGGCGTCGGGGCCCTCGTCGGCCCGTTCGCGTTGCGCCTGCGGGGCCAGTACCTCGTTGTCGTCACGCTCGGTCTCGTCATCGTCGGTCAGTACCTGTTCAGGAATGCCGAGTTCATCACGGGCGGCAACAACGCCACGGTGACCGAGACCGACAAGATCGTGGCGATCGGCCCGGTCAACTTCGCCGATCTGGAGATCTTCGGCTTCGTGTTCAAGCGCGAAGCCGGATTCGTGTACCTGGTCTGGATTGTTGCCCTCATCGCCGCGCTGATCGCCAAGAACCTCGTCCGGACCCGTCCCGGCCGCGCCATGCAGGCGATCCGCGACCGCGACATCGCCGCCGAGGTCGTCGGCGTCAGTCTTGCCCGCTACAAGATCGGGGCGTTCGCCGTGTCGGGGGCGATGGCGGCGGTGGCCGGCGGTCTCCTGGCGTCGTACAACCGCTTCGTCGATCCCAACACCTTCGACATCTTCCTGTCGATCCAGTTCCTCGCCATCATCATCATCGGCGGGGTCGGCACGATCTACGGCGCCGTGCTGGGAGCGGTGGCGCTCCAGGCGATCCCCGAGCTGATCACGCGCTTCGCCGACTCGATCCCGTTCGTCACGAACAGCTCCACGGAGTCGGGGATCACGACCTCCGCCCTCTCGTCGGCCATCTACGGCGTGCTCATCATCGTGTTCCTCATGCTGTTCCCGAGGGGGCTGGCGGGCCTGTGGCAGAAGGTCAAGGCGTACTTCCAGCGCTGGCCCTACCGGTCCTGA
- the bioA gene encoding adenosylmethionine--8-amino-7-oxononanoate transaminase has product MNSTDPPPPSADAWVERDQAVVWHGFTQMATYADNAPIVVERAEGRDLIDVDGRRYLDAISSLWVNTLGHRVPELDAALVEQMDKVAHSTLLGNGNVAVIELSEALATRVPVDEPHVLYASDGAAAVEQALKIAFQFHTNRGSTHRTRYLALGGAYHGDTVGGISLGAGGFGTDVFDPLRFDALRAPGYDDPGWCDAALAILDASADTLAAVVIEPLVQGAAGIQVADPADVGRFAAGVRDEGVLLIADEVATGFGRTGTLFASEQCGLRPDLLAIGKGLAAGYLPMSATVAADHVYEAFLGEDLGAVTFYHGHSFSGNALGAAVALRHLRLLDEWDVLANVAERATQLGERLTESVEPLPGVREVRRCGLMCGVELAPPSDGLRWGRRVCAAAVARGVLLRPLDDVVVVMPPLTVTAAEIDRIVDVLAAAVAATSK; this is encoded by the coding sequence GTGAACAGCACCGATCCCCCACCGCCGAGCGCCGACGCGTGGGTCGAGCGCGACCAGGCCGTGGTCTGGCACGGCTTCACCCAGATGGCGACCTACGCCGACAACGCCCCGATCGTCGTGGAGCGTGCCGAGGGCCGCGACCTGATCGACGTCGACGGCCGCCGCTACCTCGACGCCATCTCGTCGCTGTGGGTCAACACCCTGGGCCACCGGGTCCCGGAGCTCGACGCGGCGCTGGTCGAGCAGATGGACAAGGTCGCGCACTCCACACTTCTCGGGAACGGCAACGTAGCGGTCATCGAGCTGTCCGAAGCCCTTGCAACGCGGGTCCCGGTCGACGAACCGCACGTGCTCTACGCCTCCGACGGTGCCGCGGCGGTCGAGCAGGCCCTGAAGATCGCGTTCCAGTTCCACACCAACCGGGGCTCGACTCACCGCACGCGGTACCTGGCACTCGGTGGGGCCTACCACGGAGACACCGTGGGTGGGATCTCGCTCGGGGCCGGCGGGTTCGGCACCGACGTCTTCGACCCGCTGCGCTTCGACGCCCTGCGCGCCCCGGGCTACGACGATCCGGGATGGTGCGACGCGGCACTCGCGATCCTCGACGCCTCCGCCGACACATTGGCCGCCGTGGTGATCGAGCCCCTCGTACAGGGTGCGGCCGGAATCCAGGTCGCCGACCCTGCCGACGTCGGGCGGTTCGCCGCCGGCGTGCGGGACGAGGGTGTGCTGCTCATCGCCGATGAGGTCGCCACGGGTTTCGGGAGGACGGGAACCCTCTTCGCGTCGGAACAGTGCGGACTGAGACCGGACCTGCTGGCGATCGGCAAGGGGCTCGCTGCCGGGTACCTCCCCATGTCGGCCACGGTGGCCGCCGACCACGTGTACGAGGCGTTCCTCGGTGAGGACCTCGGCGCGGTGACCTTCTACCACGGCCACTCCTTCTCGGGGAATGCGCTCGGTGCGGCCGTCGCCCTGCGCCACCTCCGGCTCCTCGACGAATGGGACGTGCTCGCCAACGTGGCCGAGCGCGCGACCCAGCTCGGAGAACGACTCACCGAATCCGTCGAACCGCTTCCCGGGGTCCGCGAGGTTCGCCGGTGCGGGCTCATGTGCGGCGTGGAGCTGGCGCCACCGTCTGACGGCCTCCGGTGGGGTCGACGGGTGTGTGCGGCGGCCGTCGCGCGTGGTGTCCTGTTGCGGCCCCTGGACGATGTCGTGGTCGTCATGCCTCCCCTCACGGTCACCGCCGCCGAGATCGACCGGATCGTCGACGTCCTGGCCGCCGCGGTGGCGGCGACATCGAAATGA
- a CDS encoding TetR/AcrR family transcriptional regulator — translation MGSNRDVRERVLEGTFTTVARLGMAKTTVEAVATTSGVSRATVYRHFPGGREQLLSETVSWEMGRFFLRLMEAVEGAADFVTLVEDGVVFAHRSITGHEVLQKMLITEPERLLPLLTTQSHQTLEWIRGYLRSFVQAEDDAGHLRPGVDVDGAVDYVARMILSLIVSPGRWNLDDRGDVELLVRSELLGGVMREECLPARPTG, via the coding sequence GTGGGGTCGAACCGGGATGTACGCGAGCGGGTGCTCGAGGGCACGTTCACGACGGTGGCGCGCCTCGGTATGGCCAAGACCACGGTGGAGGCCGTGGCCACGACGTCGGGGGTCTCGCGGGCCACGGTCTACCGTCATTTCCCCGGGGGCCGGGAGCAGCTCCTCTCCGAGACCGTGTCGTGGGAGATGGGCCGGTTCTTCCTCCGGCTCATGGAGGCCGTCGAGGGCGCCGCCGACTTCGTGACCCTCGTCGAGGACGGGGTCGTGTTCGCCCACCGGTCGATCACCGGGCACGAGGTGCTCCAGAAGATGCTGATCACCGAGCCGGAGCGGCTCCTCCCGCTCCTCACGACGCAGAGTCACCAGACGCTCGAGTGGATCCGCGGCTATCTCCGATCCTTCGTGCAGGCCGAGGACGACGCCGGCCACCTGCGGCCCGGTGTCGACGTCGACGGGGCCGTCGACTACGTCGCCCGGATGATCCTGAGCCTCATCGTCTCGCCCGGCCGGTGGAACCTCGACGACCGTGGTGATGTGGAGCTCCTCGTGCGCAGCGAGCTGCTGGGAGGCGTGATGCGGGAGGAGTGCCTCCCCGCCCGCCCGACCGGGTAG
- a CDS encoding ABC transporter substrate-binding protein, whose protein sequence is MTTRRPVRWIAVLCTLMLVLVACASSEDSGDDGDDGGSDEKPATLQSDVGFSGDENGGTITLGILTPQTTAFAALGEQVTNGNKLYWDALNAEGGIAGKYQVELVEADTEYAGEKARSEYQRIKGDVAMFGQVLGTEVTNNLLPLMEDDEYAGAPATLDAEWVTMPNLAPVLAPYQIEIINGAAYYGDTEGFDGKNACVIKQDDSYGDAGQEGADFAATELGFDIKTSASFATGDDMTAQIQQLQDNECDVVFQASTLIDSPSIWGRAEAVGFTPRWIGLGPAWSSSFAEGDLASYIKDNVWIVAEDGASLDESIPGVKQMLDQRDQFAPDTAINLFSLFGYVSAWGTAQILEKAFDNNDVTPAGIVKAINEEQTLTFDGAAGDYEYGPDRSPPRVNAIFTAADSSEDTGLAVVELTVESDAAKNYSF, encoded by the coding sequence ATGACGACCAGAAGACCTGTCCGGTGGATCGCGGTGCTGTGCACGCTGATGCTGGTGCTGGTGGCCTGCGCCTCGAGCGAGGACTCGGGCGACGACGGCGACGACGGCGGGAGCGACGAGAAGCCCGCCACGCTCCAGAGCGACGTCGGGTTCTCGGGCGACGAGAACGGCGGGACCATCACCCTGGGGATCCTGACCCCCCAGACCACGGCCTTCGCCGCGCTGGGTGAGCAGGTCACGAACGGCAACAAGCTCTACTGGGACGCTCTCAACGCCGAAGGCGGGATCGCGGGCAAGTACCAGGTCGAGCTCGTCGAGGCCGACACCGAGTACGCCGGCGAGAAGGCCCGTAGCGAGTACCAGCGCATCAAGGGTGACGTCGCGATGTTCGGCCAGGTTCTCGGCACCGAGGTCACGAACAACCTCCTGCCCCTGATGGAGGACGACGAGTACGCGGGTGCCCCCGCCACGCTCGATGCCGAGTGGGTCACCATGCCCAACCTGGCTCCGGTGCTGGCCCCGTACCAGATCGAGATCATCAACGGTGCGGCCTACTACGGCGACACCGAGGGCTTCGACGGCAAGAACGCCTGCGTCATCAAGCAGGACGACTCCTACGGCGACGCCGGTCAGGAGGGCGCCGACTTCGCCGCCACCGAGCTCGGGTTCGACATCAAGACCAGTGCCTCGTTTGCCACGGGCGACGACATGACCGCGCAGATCCAGCAGCTCCAGGACAACGAGTGCGACGTCGTGTTCCAGGCGTCCACGCTCATCGACTCGCCGTCGATCTGGGGCCGTGCCGAGGCCGTGGGCTTCACGCCGCGGTGGATCGGGCTCGGGCCTGCATGGTCGTCGTCGTTCGCCGAAGGCGACCTGGCGAGCTACATCAAGGACAACGTCTGGATCGTCGCCGAGGACGGCGCCAGCCTCGATGAGAGCATCCCGGGTGTGAAGCAGATGCTCGACCAGCGCGACCAGTTCGCGCCCGATACGGCGATCAACCTGTTCAGCCTCTTCGGCTACGTGTCGGCGTGGGGGACGGCGCAGATCCTCGAGAAGGCGTTCGACAACAACGACGTCACGCCTGCCGGGATCGTGAAGGCGATCAACGAGGAGCAGACGCTCACGTTCGACGGCGCGGCCGGCGACTACGAGTACGGCCCCGACCGCAGCCCACCCCGGGTGAACGCGATCTTCACAGCGGCTGACAGCTCCGAGGACACGGGCCTCGCTGTCGTGGAGCTGACGGTGGAGTCGGACGCGGCGAAGAACTACAGCTTCTAG
- a CDS encoding TetR/AcrR family transcriptional regulator → MIPAARVSVPVSGREPAETDAAARILDALAVCIARHGVGKTTVDDVATEAGCSRATLYRHHRSKSAMLEALVAREWRRLTTELAALVDGADSLDAALVAVLRHSSESLRANAALSRVLELEPELVLPYLTFDGLDATFTAVSDALEAPLQAFVSGPHARRVAEWLTRIVLSYTVEPGDTPALTDPDSVRRLVCDYVVPGLAKS, encoded by the coding sequence GTGATCCCGGCCGCGCGCGTCTCCGTTCCCGTCTCGGGGAGGGAGCCCGCCGAAACCGATGCGGCCGCGCGGATCCTCGACGCCCTGGCCGTGTGCATCGCCCGGCACGGCGTCGGAAAGACCACCGTCGACGACGTCGCCACCGAGGCAGGGTGCTCCCGCGCGACGCTGTACCGCCACCACCGGTCGAAGAGCGCGATGCTCGAGGCCCTCGTCGCCCGCGAGTGGCGCCGACTCACCACCGAGCTGGCCGCGCTCGTCGACGGGGCCGACTCGCTCGATGCGGCTCTCGTGGCGGTCCTCCGGCACTCCTCAGAATCGTTGCGCGCCAACGCGGCGTTGTCGCGCGTCCTCGAGCTCGAACCCGAGCTCGTGCTGCCCTATCTCACCTTCGACGGCCTCGACGCCACCTTCACCGCCGTGAGCGATGCGCTCGAGGCTCCTCTCCAGGCCTTCGTGAGCGGCCCGCACGCACGGCGCGTCGCGGAGTGGCTCACCCGCATCGTCCTCTCCTACACCGTCGAGCCCGGCGACACACCCGCGCTCACGGATCCCGACTCTGTCCGTAGACTCGTGTGCGACTACGTCGTGCCCGGGTTGGCGAAATCCTGA